The Phacochoerus africanus isolate WHEZ1 chromosome 9, ROS_Pafr_v1, whole genome shotgun sequence genomic sequence TAAAGATTGTACATTCTCAGAGGGTCTTGGGACAATAGGCAGATAAAGACATATCCATAATTCTTGATTGGAGCAGCACTGTGGTCTCTCACTAACTGCCCTCCTGTAAGAAGTGTCACACTTGGAGGTACAGAATCTATGAATATGAGTTGCAGAGGACCTCTGAGATCATGTATTCCAGACTCTTCCTCTTAGTGATGAGGACACTTAggtcaagaaagagaaaataacccatgcagcatatggaaattcccaggctagtggtgaattagagctgcagctgaggcctacaccagagccagggcaataccagatccaagctgcatctacaaacttgtggcaatgcctgatccttaagccactgagcgaggccagcgattgaacctgcatcctcacagagactgtgttgggttcttaacccactgagccacagtgggaactcccagaattctttattctggagttcccttcgtgggtcagtggttaacgaacccgactaggatccatgaggatacaggttccatgcctggcctcattcagtgggttagggatctggcgttgctgtgagctgtggtgtaggttgcagacgtgactcggatccttcattgctgtggctgtggtgtaggccagcagcttccgttctgattcgaccccaagcctggtaacttctatgtgccaagggtacgaccttaaaaaaaaaaaaaaagaattctttattcTTCCCACATTTCATCAAAATCACTCTGAGttccatcctttttttctccatagtggATGGGCTGACAATTCATGTCAGGTTCTACCATAGATATGTTACAGAATTGACCAGTTAGCAGTTGTTTCTCCTTTATCATTAGCTCTGGAAAACAAGTGATTATTTGAGCCTCCAAATACAAAATATTACAGAGTAATACACAATAAATTttcaagtgtgtgtgtttgtgagtgttTATGACTCTGCTTATTATGCTCAGAACACCATAGGCGCTTGACAAGACAGGGGCCAGAGAGTTACGTACCAGGATATAGCAGGGCCTTTTTCCAATCTAAAATAGAACAAATACAGGTAAGACAAGATGCAATGATCTGGAGGCtcatatttctcttcctttcccttattTCTCTTCTACTAATCATCAGGTCATTTAGTCTTTTCCTCTAAGGATAGGGAGCTGAGCAATTGGTGGATATCAGGACATCAACTGACATGACAGGGTCTCTTACCTTCCTTGTATAATGCCTTTCGCTggtctggaaaaagaaaagattcagtGAGAGACCCAGAACAGGGTAAAAATGGGAACAGATTTACACAGGGCACAAGAAGACGCATGACTTACCGAGCTCTGCCTTGAGTTTCTCTGAAAGGAGAAGATATAAAATCCATCAAATTGGGGTCTAGCTGCTCCTGACTTTGGGGAGTAGCTAAATGAATTCAATCTGGCCTTCCCTTAAGGGTCCCATAGCGAAGCAGGTGAGAAAGATTAGCAAACATGTTATGTCAAATGTGAAAGGACAAGTGCTAAGAAAAGTTACATGGGAAATAACGTGGGATCACCTGGGAAGGAAAGCCCATACTTCATGGGAGTTTAAGATTTCTTCGGTGTTTCCAAAATGTATACTTGAAGggcaaaaatggaagagaagataagggaagacatttccccaaagaaaaacaGGTTAGGGCACAGAGGCACAAAAAGGCGGAGTGCAGATTGAGCTGCAATTTGGAGGCTTCATGACCACGGCGCACAGATGTCCACACTTCCCACTCGGTGTTCTCCTTTCCACACATCCCCCAGCTCTGTGGAATTCTTGGTACCCTGTGTTTTATTTGCAGTTCTTGGGCAAGCTTTTATTCCCCATCCGCCCTGCACAACCTGTATCTGGAACCTCTGATTTGACCTGCTGCCCTGACTTACCTCTGGCTGCAAGTGCTCGTTCCTTGTTGCTGCTCATCTCCTCTTTTTCCTGagattccttcttcctttccatgaCTTCTCGCTCTTTGGCTTTATGTTCTCTCCAGCCAAAGTAGCTCATCCCGATGAGGAGAAGCACCAGCACAGGGAGTGTCCCAGCCAAGGCTCTTTTCCATGGTGACGTCCTGGGGAAGAAGGGCTCTGACACAGGCATGTGGAGACACAGTGAGAGACTCATCTGGAGGAAGCTTTTCTCCAAGGCTCCCTTCAGCCCTTCTTCACTCCTCCCTGCCCTTAACAcaccccagctctgccttggGGTTTGTGCTTTACTGACCTGGGAGGAAGAGAGCTGACACTTTCTCCTGGCCAGAGAGGGGGTTCTGGAAGGAGCAGGTCACATTGCCCAGAGAGCTGTCCGTGACCACGAGAGACGCATCCACATGGAAGAGCCCATCTCCATCTTGGGTCTGGGActcagaaagggaaggaagctTCGCTCCTGCCATGTCGCTCCACTGCACCCTGGGTTTGGGGAACCAGCCACCTGAGGAGCACAGAACTCGGATCCCGTCATCCTCGGGCCCCATCATGTGAACGTGAGGGGCAGCACCCAAGCCTGAGAAGAGAAAGCATGTGCTGGAGCTCAGCCTGTGGCCCTTGGAATTCCAGAGTCCCTGAGGCTGAAGGTCTAACTGCTCTTCGCTGGGCTGAGGagcaaactgaagctcagaattCAAAACCACTCACAGCCAGTGTTAGGCTTACCTGTGATTCAGTTTTTAAGTCAACATAATGCCTTTGTGCTTTACGTGGACTGAGAGAGCTTTGAGGTCattccaagaagagaaaaaaacagggacaattcaagacagaaaaaaaggagtttaacattattgttgtttttctctcctgATTGGGTAAAAAATACTTGAAGGTGTCAGGACCCATGTGAATTATTACTGGTTAATTAATTTTGAGATCTTTTTGGATACCAGAATATCTTCAGAAATATTGCTATTGAAAGGCAAACAGCATGTGGTCTTATCCTCGCTGTACAGTTTAGGAAATTGACGTTCTGCAAGGGAAAGCAGAGTATCAACATATGGAAGATCGCAAGAAAGGCCAGCTTGGGAATCCAGATAGTGTCacctttccctttgctttttaaaaagttatgtatttttaaattgttaaaccAAAcaagttttttattaaagtatagttggcttCCAGCATTGTGCCATAATCTGCTACacagtgatccagttatacatgcacacacattcttgtttatattcttttccatcatgatctatcccaggagaccggatatagttccctgtgccgtgtACCGTAGGGTCTTGTCGTTTGTCccttctaaacgtaatagtttgctgTGCACCGTGACACATGCACTCTATGCCATGTTAACATACCTATAACATGCAGCTCCACGATGGCTTCTTGGGAGATGTAACCCTCCTTAAAATGACACCGATACTGGCCATCGTCAGAGGCGCGGATCTGTTGGATCAGCAGGGTCACGGTCCCTCTGCCAATGGAGTCCTGCACCAGCTCTGTCCTGCCACGGTACTCCAGCATTTGCTCCCCGCCTTGTTCCTGCCCATTCTGGTACACAAGCACAGCTGGGGTGAACTGAGCTCGGTACCACCGGATCTGCATGTGGGCTGCACTCTGCTCAGGGAACAGCTGGCAGGGCAGAGAGGCATCTGCCCCCAGCAGGACCAGGATGGGCTGAGCTGGTCCCTTCACGGAAAACTTGGACACTGCACAAAAATCAGAAGCACATTGGGGGAAAGAGTGAGGGGGAATGAGATGGCAAACGCACCTGCATTTTGTAGGGACCCAAAcatacttccttcttttttgcatTACTTTGAAAAAAGTTATATGTGCTATGTACATATGTAGTGCTACAACCAATGAAAAGAAGTAATTCTGTTTCATGAAAACGGGATCATTACATATAAATTTCTCCAATAAGGAACATCCAACCATTGTAAGACATGCAGTCAGCTCTACTGATTGTCTTGGTCACTGTTTAAGCTTTTCCTATATTGGTGAATATTTCCATTGCCTCCACTTCAGTGTTAACTACAAACATTCCTGCAATAAGCATGTTATACAAATACGCATATAAACGTGGGAGAGCTTTCTTTGGGATACATTATTATAGAGCTGCTGAGCCAACATGTATAGGTATTAAACATTTTGATACTCATTGCCTGACTTCACATTAAAGAGACaataacagaaaatattattGCAACGTCATAGCTGGTTTCTCTTCAAACCTGGAGTCTGAAAACTTCATCATGAGGGCACCTTTTATTTCATGAAGGAAGAACTCATGTCCCAGAAAGAATGAATTGTGTGTCCAAGATTATAACCAGACAGAGCTCAGGCATCCTGAGTCCAAAGAATCTGGACTCAGACTCGGGTTTTCTTGGCAGTGTAAACATTACAAAGTATATTTTACCAAACAGTTACATCAACTTTAAACAGGCTAAGATCACTCCTACTTAATCAAGATGTGGATAAATATTCCAGCTCTGAGTTTCGTGGGGTCTGCTCAAGGAGTAAGGGGTGCGCATGGGAAGGAGATCGCCCCAATATAACTTCCTTTGAGAAGGTGCCGAGCTCTGACTGATGGACTCATTACATGAGAAGAGCCATTGAAAacaagccaacaacaacaaaaaaaaagcataagggACAACACTGACCCGCAGAACACCACGTGGACATCTGGAGAAGGGCAAGAATGGAGAGAAAGCCAGTAGGAAAGAAGCTGGGAAAATCCGCCATCTTCTTCGGAGCAGAAAGCAGAACGAGCTGGAAGCACAGAACATTCATTCTCAGGAGGAGGTCGCCTGCACGAGAAGGTGGTAAGAAGCCATCTGACTGTTCTTAGAAAAAAACTGCTGTGTTCCAAGACATGCTTTCTACACAAGTTTTTGGCTGTTTGCCCTCACAGATCTTGAAACAAACACCACCAACTCCCATCCCTTCCCAGTgggtctttgtgttttttttaactcccacccctcccccccaccctttttttatttttttcctgaaaaccaACTGTTTCCCCAGCAGGTGTGGAAAATTGTTAAACTGTCTTCTTGTGTCCCGTGGGTTTTCCCGCTTATCTGCGGATTCACTTCCTCCCCAGGGCTCTGCTGAAGTTGAAAACTCAATGTTGAGAACTGAAGGCAGACACAGAATTTGTCCACTCCTCTCAGactactttccttccttccttcatttgttAGTTCTTtcacacatgtatttatttattttgaccacAAATGCTCTCATGGCTTAACTCCTGAAAGAGATGGGAGTTTTCTCACCACATGACCCAGAACTCAAGcccttctttttttaggacccACATGTTCCACAGACCCACCTGCACATCGCcacacatttctctctctcaccaGCCAGATGGAGCCACGGGGCCGGGGGATCCTGAAAGTCCTGGTCTCCACGGTGCACCTACAAGGCCCAGCTGCAGAGACAATTTGTACCTGGTTGTTCTCCTGGTCAGGATCCAAGGGAGTGGCTGCAGGGGGCTGGAAACGGTAGGTTCCTAACCcattcctggattgggaaaaaatTCTCAGGGAGGAGGACGAACAGGGCTGCCAAGAGGCACTCGCATTTCAATGCCTCTCCTAGAAGGGGTTTAGCAAGAAAGTCGCAGCCTACCTTCAGCTCTTCTAGCTACTTTGAAAGTGGAACTAATGGAGGTCATCCCGGGGGGACTTTGGACTGGGCTGAGCTGTAGGATGATAGAGACTCTGAAGTCACTTTGGTGGCGAATGCTCAGCAGAGCTCCCTCCTCCCACCGGCCAAGGGCTGAAATCACATTATTCAGGGGGAAGGAAGCATCTTGCTGTGTAATCTTCAGGTCAGTTGGTTATCCAAGTGCGCAGCTTACAAAGTTAAGTGATTTGGAGAATAAACCCGAGAGGAGTGTGTTTCCTCCTCCCACACCGTGACTGCCATCAGAAGCCACGTGCAGAGTTGCACAAGGGAAAACAAGAGGTCAGAGATAGAGGGCTCTGTGCTCCAAAAACCTCAGGGCCCCCCACATTAGAACAGATGTAACAACACAGTTGCTCAGTGCTGGATACTGAAAGCTCAAATGGcagtttctttccatttcacaCTCTTTCCACGTTTAATTCATGTTTCTTCATGTCACACAAGGTTTACAGATAATCGGGGACACAAAGAGCAATTCCATAAACATTAGCATGTAAGCCCTTAAGTCTGGCCAAATGAATACCACGatcttaaataaatattctcCAGAGACGGTAAGGTACATTCACCTTTTTGAGAAATCAAATGcattgaggtataatttgcaCACCATGAAAGCACGGTTTGAAAACATGCATCTCAATGATGTTTCACAAAAGCTTACAGGCCTGTAACTACCATCTCGATCAAAATAGGGAACATTTCCGTCTCTTCCAAATGTTCCCCATGCCCATGTCAGTCGGTCTgttccaaaaaagcaaacaatattCTGCTGTAAATCATCACAGCTTAACCTTGCCTGTCCTCAAActtcaaagacaacacaaatggaGTCACAGTATATAAcgcttttgtgtttggcttctttggCTAAACTGAAaggccagtagaaagaaaatccccctcttggaagaggcgacaccccaaatcactcacgagaagcggtcttgatgcaaacagcaagaggatttttattccaagcgcgctggggcccacagtcatacgccacgccggggtagaggactgcggccctgaGTGTGGAGTCAGGACCgcttttatggggtt encodes the following:
- the LOC125136590 gene encoding butyrophilin-like protein 1, which gives rise to MFGSLQNAVSKFSVKGPAQPILVLLGADASLPCQLFPEQSAAHMQIRWYRAQFTPAVLVYQNGQEQGGEQMLEYRGRTELVQDSIGRGTVTLLIQQIRASDDGQYRCHFKEGYISQEAIVELHVIGLGAAPHVHMMGPEDDGIRVLCSSGGWFPKPRVQWSDMAGAKLPSLSESQTQDGDGLFHVDASLVVTDSSLGNVTCSFQNPLSGQEKVSALFLPEPFFPRTSPWKRALAGTLPVLVLLLIGMSYFGWREHKAKEREVMERKKESQEKEEMSSNKERALAAREKLKAELDQRKALYKEDWKKALLYPDWRKELFEPALITLNHENSSEGDSDPVREENFGKEAPSDTQRDCNLITLEQEAFTSGRHYWEVDIKDTDEWTLGIDEMPMQGEGECNNLPKKFRVLEKKGPDYRALICSNQDISREELDQIEKDPQKIVIFLDYEDGDISFYSMTDGAHIYSFTHCNFFGKISPYFKLKSYLHQFK